The following coding sequences lie in one Atribacterota bacterium genomic window:
- the pgeF gene encoding peptidoglycan editing factor PgeF, translating into MKSIVIQGVPFLQFEHITLPSLFHVFTFKQPFLNPGDDEERERLKVILSIDTLCTASQMHGTHWVVVDEPLQEKPVADALLTARKGMYLGVLVADCFPILLVDPVKEALAVVHAGWKGVMGAIHLEVLQAMHTVFGSRVSDLLVGVGPGIGGCCFEVKEDVAQLFVGRGAKRIQEKEGRFFIDLSGIVQDELEACGVMKKNIEQSGLCTRCHGEMFHSFRREGRLSGRNMLLAGWRKRD; encoded by the coding sequence ATGAAGAGCATCGTCATTCAAGGGGTTCCGTTTCTTCAGTTTGAACATATTACTTTGCCATCCCTTTTCCATGTTTTTACGTTCAAACAGCCGTTTTTAAACCCTGGGGATGATGAAGAACGGGAACGATTGAAGGTGATTTTATCTATTGATACCCTCTGCACGGCTTCCCAGATGCACGGAACACATTGGGTGGTGGTGGATGAACCTCTCCAGGAAAAACCAGTGGCTGATGCACTTTTAACGGCGCGAAAGGGTATGTATTTAGGAGTGTTGGTCGCTGATTGTTTCCCCATTCTTTTGGTTGACCCAGTGAAGGAAGCATTGGCTGTGGTTCACGCTGGTTGGAAAGGTGTGATGGGCGCGATTCACCTTGAAGTGCTCCAAGCCATGCATACGGTTTTTGGAAGCCGGGTGTCTGATTTGTTGGTGGGTGTCGGTCCAGGGATTGGAGGATGCTGTTTCGAGGTAAAGGAAGACGTGGCTCAGCTTTTTGTCGGGCGAGGGGCGAAACGGATACAAGAAAAGGAGGGGCGCTTTTTCATAGACCTTTCGGGAATAGTGCAGGACGAACTGGAAGCATGTGGAGTGATGAAAAAGAACATCGAACAGAGTGGCTTGTGTACCCGGTGTCACGGGGAAATGTTTCACTCCTTTCGCCGAGAAGGGAGACTATCCGGTCGAAATATGCTTCTTGCAGGATGGCGAAAAAGAGATTAA
- the speD gene encoding adenosylmethionine decarboxylase yields MRRLEGGLTGRHLLIEVIGSPLLNDKGLVEQFFAKLAHLYGLEILALQVHQFEPYGLSGLLIMPESHVAIHTWPEYGYAALDVFVGSHFDPKESIALIQDCFQAEKVKLVELERGLQRRNGTLVRPELP; encoded by the coding sequence GTGAGGAGATTGGAAGGAGGGCTGACTGGTCGGCATCTTTTGATTGAGGTTATCGGTTCACCTCTCCTCAACGATAAAGGACTGGTTGAACAGTTTTTCGCCAAACTCGCTCATCTCTATGGCTTGGAAATTCTGGCGCTTCAGGTGCATCAATTTGAGCCGTATGGTCTGAGTGGACTTTTGATTATGCCGGAATCACATGTGGCGATTCATACCTGGCCGGAGTACGGGTACGCAGCTCTGGATGTTTTTGTGGGTTCACATTTTGACCCCAAGGAGAGTATCGCTTTAATTCAGGATTGTTTTCAGGCTGAAAAGGTAAAGCTGGTGGAATTGGAGAGGGGGTTACAGAGGCGCAATGGAACTCTGGTACGTCCAGAATTACCTTAA